TTAATATTATTTTATGTTGTACCACACGTTTATACATTCTACTTAACTCTAAACTAATGTCACAACTGAGCACATAGCAATCACAGATTTACCCACTTTCTCGCGTTTTCTTCTTTTCTCCTACAAATATTATTTTTTCCTCTCTTATCCAATTGTAAACCACCCAATTATCCTCAGGTTAATGACACATAATAACAACCTTAAGGTTTGTTCCCATTTGTGTTTATAATTTCTTAATTACTGGCATCTTCAAAATGACCAATTTGGTGGACATGAAAAGTAATGTAAACAACGCTTTATGAGCAGTCTTACCTCGACTGGTTCGGTTGAACCTCAGTGGACTAGTTACATGTCCCAGTGGAGAATGAACCGAGTCCCCTCCGGTGGTTTGTTCAAAGGAGGAGTCATCTGAGTCGGCACAGTCCCCGTCCCCTTTAAGGTCCCGGTCCTCATACATGCTCAGCGATGGAAGGGTTAACTGCTTCCTGCAGACCGGACTGAGATTAGTTAATGCATCTGTATTTTGATCGAATCACTAGACAATAATGCTTGGTCTGCAAATTATTGTTGTTTATCCCAATGGGACAATTATTTTCAATTTATGGTCATATTTTCAGGTTAATCTTTTTTTTATTCAATAACGAATAAAATAATATACCTCTTTTCCCGTCGTCCATTTCCCGTGTCTCTGAACCCTTTAGCAAATGGGTTGTGATCAATTTTGAGTTGTGTAATCTGTAGAGAACACGAGAGTGCACGGCATCAACAATGGGATCCTGAAAAGACTGACATGTAATTTCAAATGTACTATTCTTGGCCTACCACTAATaacaataatacaaataataataattatgccAATGATACGCAAAATGATTCATCAATAAGCATTATTGATGGAATAATATTTGTAACAATAGAAATGTTTTGGTGCTGGGGACTGCTGTGCTTGTTATCTCCTGGGCTCTAGAGGCAAGACAAGCATCTCTGTCGATGAAGTGTAGTTACTAAAGCTTCTCAATTATTCATTCTTCTTCTTAAAGGAAAGTACTATACCTAACATTTCGATTAGCATTACGCTGATGGTCATTTTCTCAGAGACGGAATGCTACTTTTTATTGCAAGCTACTGTTTAAACTTTAATTGCACACATACACGGCCTTGTTTATTTAGGAACAATACTATTCGTTCATGTATTCATTTTCGTCTGTCCTTTTGAGTTTTTAGAagctgtgtgtgttcatgctttGCGTTAGTGGATTGCATGCTTTGATTGTTCAGAACTGTGTTGGTGTCTCCATGCAGTAGCCCAAAGACATAGTGAGGATAAGTGCCTAATCGATTGTGACTCTGTACCATACATTTAATGATAGCAACAAGCCCACTCGGCCTTCAACATGTACTCCAATTCACATCAACAGGGAGGGGTTGCTATAGCCAACATTACGCATATAAAATAAGTTATTGAGACTAAAACATTCCACATTAAAGTTAACTGACACCTCAGGTTCAACTAtcagcatatgtgtgtgtgtgtgtgtgtgtgtgtgttacacacttacacacacacaccacaagttTATAAAAACTCAAACATAAATAGAACAGGTCTAATTTAGAATACACAGTAGTGTTTACACATCCAGCAGTCAATATTCAATATTACAACATTTAACATAGACGTTTCGCATATTATCTTCTGGTAAAGCTTACCTTGTCATTCTGATATGCAGTGACAGCGATAAAATCTGTCTCTGGAAAAACATATGTCCGGAAGGTGCTGTAAGGGAGCTTCAGGATGTCGTTGGCCCTCACTATATGAAATCTGGGCTGGTATTTATGCATCGAATTCAGGATAGTCTGAGAATGCAAAGAAACAGAAAATATGTTAAGGTGATCATGCTGATACACGTTTTGGTTTGAACTGAGATGACGAGGACAATAACAATGATGACTTCGTTGATTTGTTGGCACTTGTATTTCTTGTGTTATTGCAGGGAACTTATGCATTCCACCGAAACACACACCGTCTTAATAATGCACTATTTATTTGTATAGGGCGGTGATTTCCTCTACAGTAAAATATAACAAATGTAGGCCTACTACAAAAGTTGGTGTACTATTTCGAGCGTTTATGCTGACAATGCAGACTGACGGAATGTTCTGCATTGGGGCACAGCCCCTAACATCCAGGTTCTAATGTGGAACTAACGATTCTGATTATGCCTTATCATTAGCCGTATTACATGTATAGGCCTATATAAACCCGTTACGTGGGATTATGCATTTATATTAACTTTTCTCAAATGTTTTACTGCACTTGTCAATTAATATTAACCTATGAAGGATTTGCAACATCTTTGAAAATGTCAACAGCTTTTGTAACGCTTTGCCTACTTTGATTTGTCCTAACCTGCATTAGACATGCAAAAAAAAGAGCAAGCAACAATAACTGAATTACTGTTTATCAAAAATACCATAAAATCAAATATGTATTAAATTCATATTCAAAATAGTGCCCTATTACAGCGATGTAGACAGTAGTCTATTGGGAAGAATTTGGGGTACCAAGTTGTTATTGCTTTTGCATGTAAGTCTTGGGTGAGTATCTGCTACCATTTCAAAGCGCCCCACTTGCAATCTTTTTATCCAAATTTCACTGAAAGGAAACATTACCGTAATCAATTCAAGAGAGATCAAGTCTGCCCTATGTCTTTGACCTGGTTCTAGCTACTTGACTTAACTGCAAACTTTGTCACTCTGCTCCGCACCGAAATATACCACGAATTAAATATTTTTAAAGACAATAAATCAAATCTGAACCACTGTTGTTGAGCCTTAAAACTATTTTGGAGATGCATGGTGGGTTACTGTTGTCCTATCAATATTTTTGTGATTTTCTAATGCATCATTTTGCATTGCTATTGGTtatgaataaaggttaaatcatttATGTTATAGCCTTCAAAAACATTACAAATATAGATTATTCTAGGCCTACTATTGACCTCATAATAATATGTACCATAATTAAATTAGGTCTAGGCCCTACATTGAATCCAAAAACCTGTGTTATGTGCGTCTACAAAATAGCAGGAATATCCGTAATATCGGCATTTTGAACCCTTGTCAATAGCCCGGGTTAGTTTTACACAAAAGGCAAATTCATCTTTAATCGAAGCATCATCAAATTAAATCAAGAAATTACGTACAAATCCATGCTTGTCGGATATATTATTAGTCAACTTGAGTTTATGAAATGCAACAGGCTTCGCCATCCACTGCTCCCCTGTGGCAGGGCTGTCCGGATGGATGTACATTCGTTTGGGCATCTCCGGGTCGGCTTTCCCAGCTACCATCCAACGCGAGTTGTGGAACTTGTAGCGGCAGTCGTCAGCAGAGACTATATCCATAAGGAGGATATACTTGGCTTTCTTATCAAGCCCATTGACACGAACTTTGAATGGGGGAAACATCCTCCTGCAATAGAATAAAACAATAAAACACTGGGCCTTTCAATCATCTGGCTTAAAATCATGGCATTcgaaaaataacaatatttggATTTTATGCACGTTGATTGTACTATACCTAACTGTAAACACATGATATTTCTAATGGTTTCTTTGAGAAGAAAATAAAGGTTATCCAAAGTACTGCCAAAACCGAGGGGGTGTTGGCTATACCAAGATGTCTACGGGCACGCCTTGGAATTCAGCACTAAAGTTCGCCTACAGAGCCCAAACTTACTACATTCATCTTCAACTACACTTGTTTCGACACATGTGTGCATTGTTTAATTGATTTAATTTGCTCATTCGTTTGTTATTCTCGTGTTAGGTCTATCCCTATAATGTGTAAACAGTAGGCTATGCTTATCCCAAATCACTCAATAGCCATACTTTCATAAACAGTTATATTTCGATAATTAGGGGTGCAATGTAAATATAGATCTGTGCTTTTTTGGAGACAATAGTTGGCTACTAATGCAGTAGCCTAGGAACCTGCAAATCTCTCATAAATATTTGAAAGCATTTGGCAGCACCAGCGACACCGCCTTCGGGATTACTATTACTTGACCAAGTATGACTATCACTATGAGTGATTCATTTATAACCATTTCCTAATAACATAACTTTACTCACCACTGCACATAACATTGCCTATAATATGCACGCATAACATTAGCCTAACTCAACGGAAGCATGTCTTTACCTTCCTGATTTCGTAATAACCATCTCGGTTCCTATTTTGTGAAATTGGTCCCATAAATCCTTGGCCTCCAGGTTGACTTTGGGGTcgtcctccacctcttcctccggCTCCAAGCTCTTGAGGGAGCGGAGGTGAGCCGCTTGATGGTGATGACCCAACGCCGCGTGGAGTCCCGCTTCCGCGGCACCAGATAAAGCATGGCCTGATAGAGGTTTGGTGAGAGCGCCGTGAGACAACGTCAGTCCAGGGAAAAATGAAGGCTGTGCAGCTGCAAGGAAGGCTGACATAGGAAAGTCGGTCGGCCGGTGAGCGTGGAAAGGGTGATAAGCCATGGCAGTCCCTGTGTAAACTGGATCTCTCATCGGTGCATTCAAAAATTGATATAGAATGATTATACGCTATTTATGTCCACCCTCAGTAGACGTAGCCTATTGGTGTGTGTATCCAAAAGACAGATGTCTTCGTAAATCGAGCAGAAATATAAAAGTAGTTTCGCGTGCTCAACCAAGAGCGAATGCGTCCCAGACGTCTCTAACAGACCGAGGGAAGAAATTAGTGTACTGTTACTCCTGATGCTCGGTTCCCACAcagcaccgtgataatatccgTCGAAGAGACGGCATCGACACCTCGAGATTAGAGCTGGGCTTCGCTTCTTATTCACCCAAGTAACTTTCGGAAAAAGAAAATCACTCTTTACTCGGATTGGGAGTTCGAATTGAGAGGTCTTGCTCTGACCACCGTGGTATAGTGACTGTCTAACATGTCTCTCCTCCCCGGATCCCGACACTAATGAACCAAGCCCACTTGATTGCCGATTTTACGCTTTCCGGACCAATTGTGGAGCTCTATAGGCGTGGTTTTGACAGCTTCGGCCAAGATCCGTAAGGGGGGTGGGGGCTAAAAGGTGTCGGAAGCATTAGCAGTAAGAAAACATGTCAACAGAATAAAATATTAACCAATGACATAGTAAAGATCTGGAAATCCCTCCCCCAAACTTCGAATCGAGCACCAGGGCTGGCTTTTACTGCACGGCCGGTGAAGAGGACGGATCCTCCGACTGCCTAGTCGTTTCGTGAAGCTTTCACACTGTGGGGGTACCAGCCTATAGCCTATACATCCTATCTAAAATCTTGACTGGGTTGAAATTATTCGGTCAGTAAAACCTGATTTGAAAACATGGCATTCAGAGGGCTACTAATGAATGAGTTTTTAAATAAAACAACAGCTACTATCCCTACAAAACATTTAGCATCGAAGCGAATGTCTGCGCTGGCTGGTTAACAGACGGCTGCTAGGCTACTACAATGCTTTGCTACCTGGCCTACAATTGGGTTGTGTTTTAAAAAGTAGACTATTGAGCCTACTTTATGGCGTGTTTTGATGCGCTGTTGCACTTTTATAACGTTGTAATAGGCTATATTAATATTCATAAACAGCATATTTATAACTATGCTATTGATATGTGCCTTTCACTAGCAACACATTGATTATTTAACAGCAACTACATGTTGCTTACAACTTACAAATAAACACATTTGTTTCATGGATTCATAGCCTATATCGAAGCACAGAAAAATAGCGATTTGAAGCGGTGAGAGCTTGCTGTCTTGGAGAGATACATCCAGTTAAAACCGAGCTGAGGCGAAGAGGGCTTATATCTTTGAGGAGTTATCAGGAGTAATTCAATCGAACGGAAATGCCTACATCCTCGAAACAGACACATTTAAGATAAGGATACTTTAAAAAAGCTGTTATTATTTTAACGAATCTACGGAAGTAGCCTATTATGGGCTACACTACTTTTTCAGCAATTCACGAAGTTCTTTACCATAGCCTACAGAATGTATCCAACATTGACACAAACACAATTGACTATTCGAAGCAACAGCATATCATATCATTTAAACCGGCAAGAGTTTATGAATAGACAGTGGTAGGCTATGTTAGACGATTTGGAGGGAATCGCAAGTAGGTTACTGCTCCTCAGACAGTGCGTTATGCAAGATGGAAACGGGCGATTTTGTCAAACTTCACATACTATCGCTGTGTGTGTTTCCCGTGTAGCGATATAACTTTCTCCAAATACCATTGTGTATACCTTTAAGAAGTCCATTCGCAGATCATTGATTAAGTGGGACTACGTTTGTTAAGGAGCTCTTGGCGCCAGTCTGCTGGCGTCCCACAATAAGAACCCTCTCCTGTCACTTCATATTTACGCCCAAATCTTCAAACAGCGTGCTCCAATCCCCTCTACATTCCATCCAAGGCTGTAGCCCATGATAGATCTCCAACTTCGGATTTCCTGCACTAGCCACATATATGCGGTAGTTTAGTTATAATTATTGATTCGAATACAGCATTTTAATGAATGACGGAAGAGGTGCAGGTGCAGTTGCAGGTTTAGTGCGCGATAACGTGGATACTAAGTTCCCAGACTCAACCCAAGCTTAAAACTCACTCAAAATTCTGCTGACTACACCGGACCTCTGTCATAATGGTGAGACTTAATAAGAATTCTCATAAACGCTAATGCAATATCTTTTCAGTTTAGAGCCTactttctttatattttggtgtAAAATTGTTGATCTGAGAGTATCTCATTTTGAACTAATTGTCACTTGTTTGCATTGAAGAAAATTATAAGATTAACTTATTTTTAAAACACACATTCACCAAGAATATATTAGTCTACTAAAAGTTGTTTTTACTTTTTTAGTGACTAGGTGACAATTACTTTGCAGAGATAATGACTGTGTACAAATTACATTTACAGATCGGTCAAATGATTAGGGGAGAAGAAGTGGGATATGGAAAGTAGGCCTATACACCGTAGGTATCGATAAGGGTGAATGGATGAGTCCATTGagatttttaaaatgtgtttcttGGAGTTAATTTAGTATGACACAATCTTATACGACTATCAAAAATCACTAGACTGGCCTGCAGACTTAAGGCATTCTCATGTGCAACATTGCTTTAGTTTTAAAACCAAAAGTAACAGAGAAATAGTGAGGTCTGAAAAGTAATCGATAGTATATTCTTAATCAGGCAGAATTAGGAAAGTGAAATGCATACATTTTAACAGAATGCCTGTTTTCATACATTGCTTTGCCTGTTGAAGGTGCACACATTTTATTGGAATATGGGCCTATATTGTTTATTTATTAGGCCTAAAAAAAAATTATGGCAAACATTTGTTTTAGAAACCAAGCCTACATAAACCTTGAAATATAACTTCACATTATTCACAAAATGCAATATgatttttcaaccaggcaggttcAAACGTTTGGGAAATTGCGTCATTTGCAGAAGGAAAAACTACAACGCATGAAAAACATTTgttttatattatttttattttttatttcatttttttacacTGATCATGATTGGACTACATGTTTGGTTAAGGTTAACGTCCACGCACCTACAGGCTTACATATAACTCACATGAGGCCAGTAATGGTTGCTTGTGTCTACAATTCCCAGACCCACAACATTATAGTTACGGCAGTGGTAGAGCAATGGTAATGCACAATTAGTGTACAGTCTGACGGCAGTTGCTGACATAAAGTAACAGAAAACAACAGCTATTATTCTTTTTCACTACCACATTTTGTACATTAACTAGACTAGCCTAGTTCTCCTCCATATTTTGAGCTGTTAACTGCTAAAGGATTAACCCCGGATGGAGACAGATAATGAGGTCCCATGTAGGCTATATGTCTTTCAAGTAATTATATAAACCAAGGCGGACATTATGCTCAATTTATTTGTTTTAGACTTTGTTTTAGAAGCCTACGAAATATATAGGTTCGTTGATGGTGTGGCTAGCCTATGAATTACCTTGTTGAGTGCACAGTTGGACTTTAGTATTTAACTTAACTGTTGATTTGAACTTTAACTTCAATTTAAATCATTTATACTGTTGAGAGCAGTCAGTGGGTCAATTTGTATTTGTGGACGTGACACAGAGAATTAGGTGCACAAATCAGTAGCGATATAGCCTAGGCCTATAACCTACCAAAAAGTCTACATGTACCAGCCAGCACACGTAAGGTATAGGGCTATACACTTTAGGCTAAATGAGGGAGCATATCCGCAAAAAACACAAATGATTTATAACTGATCGCATACAACATGTTCACTTTGCCCCCTCACATAATGTATGCTCTTATAAATATGCTTTACATTTCCCTTGAATCTTTTCATAAtttcccttccatctctctctctctctctgcaactgatCCTCCGCTATATTTATCCTGAGGACTGAGTTCTTGGCGCCAGTCCGTTTAAGACCTGTCAGAGTCCCTCATATTTCCCGGTCACATAGCCAAGGCAACTCGTCTCCAAGCCTCAACAAACTCAACcaatcccctcttccctcttcctcatGGTCAATGCTCTTCACTGCACTCTTCgcgtcattcattcattcattcattcattcaaatcTGTCTTTAATCTCCTTGCATCACGTCAGTGTTTGGGGGTTTAGCAATTTGCTCTTCGTCGTGGTTGTCTCATCTCATTGACCCCAGTCAGTGGGACTGCCGTTTGGTTCCCTACCCGCGCCAATTCAATATAGGACAAGTTGTTCAACATAGGACACTCCAAAGGCCTTGTCCATATTAATACATGCTAGTTTAGCTGGAGACTTGAAATGGAATATGAGCTAATTAACCTGCTCAGTTTACCTCACACTCATAAACTCCATAAGGTGATCTTGGCAGAATACTTATCATTAGGTTATCATGTCTACAGGAGGACACTGGCTCCGCTGGAATCCGGGGACGAGGGAATTAAGGCCTAGTTCTGAAGAGCATCTTTCACTTAGGTAACAGGTGGGGGCGCCAAATTAAGGCCCTTTAGGGAATTGAGAAGAAAGACGTTTTTCAATCTAACCCGATGTTTCGCCCTCAAAAGGTGATATTTAGACTAAACGTGTATGTATATTCATTTAATTTAGGTGACAATAGACAGTCATTTGTTTCTTCAAAACTGTAGCATGCTATACCCCATTGCCTTGTGGCTGCCATTGCCATCATTATAATGATTGCATTCCCTTATCATTACCTATAGTGTGGAATTGTGGGCCTGTTTATATCTTGTTCATTAACCTACTTAGTTATGTGCACCATGTAGTTGAAATTAGTTGACCAAACTATTAGTTTATTTTATATTCACAAGGAGGGACACACTTTGACTCTTTAATTGAAAACTCTACTCAGCTGCTGCAACACTGAGCCGATCGAAAGCAAGAAATGGTTGGTtgatcaaaaacaggttttattgGGAAGATAAGAGGAATTCATATCAACTCGCTTCTTTGAACCCCAAAAAGCCCTATCACGGTGGATGATTTAAATGCTATGTTCACAGAGAATTTATGGAGAAACcacagtttttagttttttttaaataattgattGACAAAAATAAAGTCTACAAGGTTATTTCGAATCAAATCTAGTTTGTGGTAATGGTATATAAGCTCAccaaatgtatatattttaacAGTTTACTGTAACTGGGTTTACCTGTTCTAGTAATCTGATAGGTGCAGACGATCAGCAACATTTAATATAAACTACATCATATTGTGTAAAGTTGCCTATTTGAAAATAACTGAATTAACGAAGTAAATTAATACATTCATCTGTTTGATGACAGCACACATCGAACAGGAAGGTAGCCTGTTGATT
The Oncorhynchus keta strain PuntledgeMale-10-30-2019 chromosome 11, Oket_V2, whole genome shotgun sequence genome window above contains:
- the LOC118390293 gene encoding T-box transcription factor TBX2b-like isoform X1; protein product: MRDPVYTGTAMAYHPFHAHRPTDFPMSAFLAAAQPSFFPGLTLSHGALTKPLSGHALSGAAEAGLHAALGHHHQAAHLRSLKSLEPEEEVEDDPKVNLEAKDLWDQFHKIGTEMVITKSGRRMFPPFKVRVNGLDKKAKYILLMDIVSADDCRYKFHNSRWMVAGKADPEMPKRMYIHPDSPATGEQWMAKPVAFHKLKLTNNISDKHGFTILNSMHKYQPRFHIVRANDILKLPYSTFRTYVFPETDFIAVTAYQNDKITQLKIDHNPFAKGFRDTGNGRREKSPVCRKQLTLPSLSMYEDRDLKGDGDCADSDDSSFEQTTGGDSVHSPLGHVTSPLRFNRTSRDDKNCTDSDQELDRQEERSIAASSPGPEPTSPLSPKGDNRVRDRILLEKKSEHLGSRKESDSVFSIRNLEKDKLDHKHRQETEPTKNNTDSGGISGVKDGFSPLMVQTESPSHFSASHLQSLAFSGLHSQQFFNPLNTGQMLFHPGQFAMAPGAFSTMGMGHLLTSVSGANGLENGSLSSQSAGCHSHFPFHLSQHMLASQGISMPPFGGLFPYPYTYMAAAAAAAASALPSCTAASSLGRNPFITTSRPRLRFNPYQIPTSIPSSTNLLTTGLPGSINAPSDLSKSGSRETSPVSEHHSHKVASQRTASPKTSKKDSTNELQNIQRLVRGLEQPREMSPAIDAPK